The genomic window GTAGGGGGATAGTCCAGGTAAAAGCTAAAGCTCACGTTGAGAAGGTACCCGGAGGAAAGGAGCAGATAGTTGTCTCAGAGATACCCTATCAGGTCAACAAAGCCGAGCTTATAAAGAAGATAGCAGACAACGTTAGAAGTGGAAGGCTCAAGGAAATTTCGGATATAAGAGACGAATCGGACAAGGACGGGGTGAGGATAGTTATAGAGTTGAAGAGGGAGGCAAAGGGTGAAAAGGTACTCAAAAAACTCTTCAAATACACCCAGCTTAGAAAAGGTTTTCCGGTGAACCTTGTTGTTCTCATAAATGGAGAGCCCAAGCTCGTAGGTATAAAAGAGCTTCTCAGGGAGTTCCTCAAACACAGGTTAGATGTGATACTCAGGAGAACACTCTTTTTTCTCACAAAAGCTCAAGACAGGCTTCACGTTGTTCAGGGACTCCTTATAGCCCTCAACAGTCTTGATGAGGTTATTGATGGCATAAGGAAATCAAAGGACGTAGCAGAAGCCAGGGATATGCTTCAGGCTCGCTTTGGGCTTACAGAGAGACAGGCACAAGCTGTCCTTGACCTGAGACTCCACAGACTCACGTCCCTTGAGAGGGATAAGCTCAGGCAAGAAGAAGCGGAGCTACTCCAGAAGATAGAGTACTACAAGAAGGTTATTGGGAGCGAAGAGGAGAGAATCAAGATATTCATTGAGGAAACCGAATCCCTCGTGAAAAAGTATGGCGATCCGAGGAGAACCTACATAGAGGGAGTTGAGGAGGAGATAGAAGAGGGTTCGCTTGTGGTTGCCATACTTGAAAATGGTAAGGTTACACCCATAGAGAACATGCCCGAGGGAGAAGCTCCGGTAGTTGACATTCTTGACGTGCCCTTTACAGAAGGTCTCTTCCTGGTATCCAATAAGGGGAGGGTTTACTGGCTAGCCGGCTCCCAGGCTCTTCAGGGGAGTAAGGTCAACTTTAAGGAGTCCGAAGAGTACATAGTTGGAGCCTTCATAAGGGAACAGTTTGCAGACAGACTCCTCCTAGCCACCAGAAATGGGATGATAAAGAAGATTCCCCTTGTGGAGTTTGAGTACAAAGCCCAAGGAATGAAGATAATAAAGCTCTCCGACGATGATGAGGTTGTCAGCATATCCCAATCCATTGACAAGAGCGACATACTTCTCTTTACAAAGAGGGGTAAGGTTGCCCGTTTCAGCGTGAGGGAGATACCAGCGGTAACCGCGGGAACCAAGGGCGCACAAGGCATAAAGGTTGAGGAAAACGATGAAGTAGTTGGGACGAGGATAGTAAAGGAAGAGGAACCTTTCCTGATAGTGGTAACCTCCGACGGAAAGGTAAAGAGGATATACCAGCAGGAGATAAGTGTAAGAAACAGGGGAGTAAAAGGTATAAACGTCATCGGTTCCGCGAGAGAGAGGCTTGTTGATATACTACCCATAAAAGATGAGCTGGAAGTTCTCATAACAACTAAACTCGGCAAAGCCTTTTATGACAGGATAAAGGTTGATGAGGTTCCCCTCTCCAAGAGGGACAGACTTGAAAAAGAGCGTTGGAGACTTGAAGAGGATGATGAAATCCGCAGGATAGTTATAAAATCTGAGAGGAAAAGTTATGAAGAGAGTGAGGATTCTGATAAAACCTAAAGAGGGTCTTCTTGACCCGCAGGGGAGAGCCGTAGAAGAAATGCTAAGAGACAACGGTTTCAACGCTCAGCACGTGAGGGTTGGTAAACTCGTAGAGATGGAGGTTCCTAAAGGGGAAGATGTAAAAAGCATAGTTGAGAAGTTCATAATAAACCCATTGATAGAGGACTACGAGATAGAGGAACTCTAATGAAATTCGCCGTATGTGTCTTTCCGGGTTCAAACTGCGACTACGATACCTACTACGTCATAAGGGATGTGCTTGAGAGGGACGTTGAATTCGTGTTTTACAACGAGAAGGACCTATCAAGGTATGACTGCATAATTCTACCTGGAGGCTTTTCCTTCGGCGACTATCTGAGACCAGGGGCTTTAGCTGCGAAAACGCCCCTCGCGGAAGCGGTTTACGAATCAGCCCAGAGGGGTAAGTTCGTTATAGGCATATGTAACGGTTTTCAGATACTCACAGAGCTTCATCTCCTTCCTGGAGCTCTGCTTCCAAATCTTAATATGCGTTTTATATGCAAAGACGTGTTTCTCAGGGTTGAGAATGGGGAAACCCCCTTTACAAGGGAATTTGATAGGGGTGATGTGCTGAGAATTCCCATAGCCCACCATGACGGAAGATATTACGTGAGTGAAGCTGAGCTGAAAGAAATGGAAGAAAGAGGACAGATCCTTTTCAGATACGTTGATACGGAAGGAAAACCGACGGAATCTGCGAACCCGAACGGCTCCGTTTCCAATATAGCCGGGGTCATGAATAAGGAGGGGAACGTATTTGGTATGATGCCCCACCCAGAGAGAGCTTCGGAGGACATCCTTGGGAGTCACGATGGTCTTATGCTCTGGTATTCATTGATAAGCGAGTGATGCCAAAGGAAGGCTGACAATAATAAAGCTGACGTAAACTTTGTGCTATCCTCATATAGGTGATTGACGTTAGCCTCGTCAGGGAAGCTATAAAGCAAAGAAAGGCGAGATCCGAATCTTTCCTTGGCTTTGAGTATTTACGCTTTTCTGACGACTATAAGGATATACCCCGTGGGACAGCTGTATTTCAGGACACGATAATATGGGGTTATCCCCACATAGGAAGGATATTCATGCTTGAAAAGGGTCTAAAGGAACACTTCAAAAACCCCTTCTGGGTTGAAGAGAAGGTTGACGGGTATAACGTCAGGATATTCAAGGTAAGAGACAGGGTTATAGCCCTCTCCAGGGGAGGTTACCTATGTCCCTTTACTACAGATAGGGTGGGCGATTTTATAGACCTAAAGTTCTTTGAAGAGAACCCTGACCTCATACTCTGTGCAGAGGTGGCAGGTCCTGACAATCCGTACATAGAAGAAAGTCCACCCTTCATAAGGGAAGACATAAAGTTCTTCGTCTTTGACGTAATGAAGAAAAACCAGCAGACTTTCCTAAAACAGGAGGAAAAACTCTCGCTCTTGGAGAGGTATTCCTTACCCGGAGTAGAGGTTTTTGGGAGGTTTACCAGCGGTGATACAGAGAAACTCAAAGAGCTATTACTAAAACTCAACAAGGAAAAGAGAGAGGGTGTAGTTTTCAAGGAGGATTCAGAAGAAAACAGGAGGGCAAAATATATAACCAGTTACGCAAATCTCAACGACATAAAGGTAACCACCAAGAACATGCTCCAGCTCCCTCCTGAGTACTATACAAACAGGATTTTAAGGCTTGTCCTCTTCATGGAAGAGGAAGGCATAAACAGGACGGAACATCTGTACGAAGAGCTGGGCAGGGCTTTCATAGACGGGCTCTTTGATGCCATAGAGCAGTTTAAAAAGGAACACAAAGTTTACAGAACTTTCAGGTGTAAGTTTAGGAACAAGGACAACGCTGTAGCGCTTATGGAGCTATTACATAGAACATCAAAGCATATACAGGTTATAGAAAGGGAGTTGAAACAAGAAGGGGAGTTCTGGGTTCTCACCTTTGACAAGGTATTCCTGAATATGACAGGGTTACTTGGACACCTACTAAGCGGAGGTCTTGTGTTTGATTAAACTTTCAAGGATTCCCCTGAAGTTCCTTGGATTTATAAGCTTTATACCCACCTTGTCAGCCCACCTTCTCAGACCTTCATCCGCCGTAACCACCGTGCCGTCAAGCTCGTAAGCGAGGAGGAGCACATCCACATCCTCCCTGCTGTCTATTATTCCCTGCCTTAAAGCGTCTCTGTACTTTTCCCTGAGCTTATTTATAACCTTACCCACATCGGCTTCAGTTATTTTCCCCGCTTCCTTGGTATGCTCTTCGGCTATCCTCAGCCCCTTGTTTATCCTATGCCTTACTTCCTCTATAAGCTCGTAGAGAACTTCGCTGGGTATCCTTATATCGTACTTCCTCGGAGAGCGTATCCTCACAACCATCTCAAACTCTGCAGACAGAGGTCCAAGGTCAAGCATCTTTAACATCTCATCGTAAACCGAGGAGGGCATGTAAAATTTAGCCCCCGAGTGAATGGCGAGGTGTATAAAGTTTTCTATTGCCCCAAGCTGGTCTCTCTCTCCGAAGGTTTCGTAAACATCCGGGTTGGTGAAGACGCTTGTATCAAGTACAAAATTCTCCATAAGTCTTATTTTAATGCAGGAAAGCATTTCTAATTGACAGTGCTGTGAAATGTGACAAAATTGACACTCATGGAAGTGAGCATCCTGGTAATTGAAGACGATGAAAGCCTTAACAGGCTTCTCACTAAGAAGCTAAGGCAGAAGGGTTTCAGGGTAGACTCCACAAGGAGCGGGGAAGAGGCTGAAAAACTCCTTAAGGAGAACAATTATGAGATAGCTCTCGTTGATATAAAGCTGACCGATATGAGCGGGCTTGAGCTTATCAGGGAGTTATCCCCCCACACCAACACAAAGTTTATAGTGGTTACGGGGTACGGAGATGTAAACACGGCAGTTGAAGCTATGAGGGCAGGTGCATCCGATTTCATACAGAAGCCTTTCAGTTTTGATATCCTTGAGGTTAGCATAAACAGAGCGATAAGAGAGAAGCAGCTTGAGGAGGAAAACAGGACTCTGAGAAGTTTCCTATTTGAAAAGGAGCATGATATAACCTTTGAGACAAGAAGCCCCATCTTCAGACAGGTCTTGGAGATTATAGAGAATGCGGCGCGCAGCGATATAAATATACTGCTCAGGGGTGAAACTGGAACAGGAAAGGAGGTCATAGCCCGTTACATCCACAGGGTATCGGACAGGAGAGATAAGCCTTTTATAGTCGTGGACTGCAGCGCTATACCAGAGCATCTTTTTGAAAGTGAGCTCTTCGGACACGAAAAGGGAGCTTACACCGGTGCGGTTCAAAGAAAGGTGGGACTCGTAGAGATCGCAGACGGTGGAACACTCTTTTTAGATGAGATAGGAGAGGTACCTCTACCTGTTCAGGCGAAGCTCCTCAGGTTCGTTGAAACGAGGAAATTCAGAAGGGTCGGTGGACTCAAGGAGATAGGTGTGAACGTTCGGATAGTGGCTGCAACCAACAGGAATCTGAAGGAGATGGTCCAAAAAGGCGAGTTCAGGAGTGACCTCCTTTACAGGTTAAACAGTATGGAGGTGGAGATACCACCTCTAAGAGAAAGGAAGGAAGACATACCTATGCTCGCCCAGCTCTTTCTAAAGAGGTTTAAAAAGAAAATTGGGGAAAAGGGAATAAAACTCCTTATGGGCTATGACTGGCCTGGAAATGTAAGGGAGCTTAAGAATACTATAGAGAGGGCTTCTTTACTTTCTAAAGGAGACTACGTAGACGATAGCTTATGCCTTCCATCTATATCGGAGGAGGAAGCCTGCCTTGAAGACCTATTCTCCAAGATGCCCACTTTAAGAGACCTTGAACTCTTCTATGTGAGCTATTTATATCGGAAGCTCGGAAGTGCTGAGAGGGTTGCAGAGGTCTTAGGGTGTAGCAGGCGAACCGTTTTCAGGAAACTCAAGGAGCTGAGGGATAGGAACGGAGACCTTGAAGGTAGACCCCTCCCCTGGAGTGCTCTTGACATCAATTGAACCACCGTACTCCCTAACTATGCTGTCAACGATAGCAAGCCCCAAACCCGACCCTTCCTTCTTGTTTTTGCCCTGGTAGAAGGGTATGAATATCTTGCTCAGCTCTTCCTGGTCTATTCCAGGTCCATGGTCCGCAACCTCCAGTATCCATCTACCCTCCTCCCTGTAAAGCCTCACGTGAACCTTCTCCCCTTCAGGGGAAGCTTGTATAGCGTTCAGGACAAGATTTAAAACCAGATGTCTTATATCGGTCTCGTTAGCCAGGAAGTAGCCTACCTCCTCAAGCTCAAACTCCAAAGATACGCCCTTTTCCTTGGCGTACACCTTTAAAAGGTCAACAGCATCGGAAACGGATTTGGTTATATTTACAAGGTCCCGGTTTGAACTTCTCTTGACAAGGAACAGGAGCTTATCAACGTAATCCTTGCAAGTATTGACCGCATTCCTTATAAGTTCGGTCTCATCGCTTGCCCCAAGCTTCTCCTCCAGGTCCTCTAACGCCAGAAGTATAGTTCCAAGGGGCGTACTCAATTGATGGGCTATACCAAGAGCGAGGAATCCTACAGAGCTGAGTTTCTGGGACAGGCTGAAGAGGTAGTACTTCTTTTTATCGCTCCTTATATCCCTGATTATCTGGACTATCTTCTCCCCGTTTTCTATAGGGAAGGCGCATATCTCAACGGGAACCTCCCGGTCGTCGTGGGTATAGTGGGTGTGAACAACGTTCACTGACTTGCCCGTTTTTTCTATTTCCCTGAGGGGACAAGGATGGCACTCCCCTTCACAGGGCTGATCCTGGTGATGGGAAACGGTGTAACAGAAGTCTCCTATTATCTCCTCAGGGTCTGAATAACCCATATCCTCGGCATACTTCCTGTTTGCGTACACTATCCTGTAGTTCTTGTCTATAACCACCACCTCTTCTTCAAAGTGGTCAAAAATGGAGAAATCCATCGGACTTAATTTATGCCCAACTACATTTATGGAAAAGATGTCAGAAATGGCTCCGGCAGTGTCAATTTTGACACTACCACAAGGGAGGTTTTTTTGTTTAAGTTTTTGATAAACAAGGGTTTTTAAATTGGCATGATACTTGCATAAAATGAAGAGAAAAACTCTAAAGGGGGTGTTTGAGATGAGTGTAAGCAGGAGGGACCTATTAAAGGCTACAGGAGTTGGAGTGGCACTCGCTGCAACGGGCGGGGCTTTTAACTTCACCTTCGCTAAAACGACAGATACACTCAACCTTCCCAAACCATCAAAGGGCTCGCCAAGGGTAGTTATAGTCGGTGGTGGTTGGTCCGGGTCAACGCTGGCTAAGTACATAAAGAAGAACGACCCAAACATTGACGTGGTTCTCATAGAGAAGAACAACGTTTTCATGTCCTGTCCAGTTAGCAACCTCTGGCTCGTTGATCTGGTTGACTTGGAGTTCTTGATTCACGATCACCTCAAAGCCGCTGACAAGTACGGCTACCATTTTGTAAATGCTGAGGTTCACGATATAGATAGGAAAAAGAGGGTTGTCTACACGAGCTTGGGGAAGCTCCACTATGACTACCTTGTTCTCGCAACAGGTATAGACTATGACTATTCCCAGTGGGTAGGAACTGACCCCAAAGATATAGAGATAGCTATGAAAAGGTACCCGGCTGCCTTTAAACCCGGAGAGGAGCATTTCCAATTAAAGAAGAAGATCAGGGACTTTGAAGAAGGAAACTTCGTTATAACCGTCCCGCCTGGTATTGATTACAGATGTATACCTGGTCCTTATGAGAGAGCCACCCTGATAGCATGGTACTTCAAGCAAAATAACATACCCGGAAAGGTTATACTCTTAGACCCGCACAATGACCCTCCTGTAAAGGCAGAAGGCTTTCATAAAGCTTGGAATGAGTACGTAAAGGGTTACATAGAGTACTATCCCCAGACAGACATAAAGGAGGTTGATTTTGGAAAGAAGAGGATAGTTACAAGCCTCGGAGACTTTGACTTCACAGACCTGAACCTTTACCCGAGATGCAAGTCTGCACCCCTGGTTTACAAGGCAGGTTTAGTTCCCAAGGGAGATAGGTGGCCTGCCCTCAGATGGCCTTGGTATATGGCTCAGGCAGATGAGAGGATATTCTGTACCGGAGACGCAAGGAACCAGCCCTTCTCCAAGAGTGGAAATACGGCAAACTCTGAAGCTCACATAGTCGCTGACCTCATAGTTAAACTTGCCCACGGAAAGAGCATGGACTACAAACCCCCCAGAACCC from Hydrogenivirga caldilitoris includes these protein-coding regions:
- a CDS encoding DNA gyrase/topoisomerase IV subunit A, which gives rise to MEIIEVPIEEEVKQSYIDYAMSVIVGRAIPDVRDGLKPVQRRILYAMHEMGLTPEKPFKKSARVVGEVLGKFHPHGDQAVYDALVRMAQDFSMRYPLVIGQGNYGSVDGDPPAQMRYTEAKLSKIAVEMLEDIEKETVDFIPNFDESLTEPTVLPSKFPNLLCNGTAGIAVGLATSIPPHNLREVGKALIELAKNPNLTTGDLLQIVKGPDFPTGGVIENAKELIDIYETGRGIVQVKAKAHVEKVPGGKEQIVVSEIPYQVNKAELIKKIADNVRSGRLKEISDIRDESDKDGVRIVIELKREAKGEKVLKKLFKYTQLRKGFPVNLVVLINGEPKLVGIKELLREFLKHRLDVILRRTLFFLTKAQDRLHVVQGLLIALNSLDEVIDGIRKSKDVAEARDMLQARFGLTERQAQAVLDLRLHRLTSLERDKLRQEEAELLQKIEYYKKVIGSEEERIKIFIEETESLVKKYGDPRRTYIEGVEEEIEEGSLVVAILENGKVTPIENMPEGEAPVVDILDVPFTEGLFLVSNKGRVYWLAGSQALQGSKVNFKESEEYIVGAFIREQFADRLLLATRNGMIKKIPLVEFEYKAQGMKIIKLSDDDEVVSISQSIDKSDILLFTKRGKVARFSVREIPAVTAGTKGAQGIKVEENDEVVGTRIVKEEEPFLIVVTSDGKVKRIYQQEISVRNRGVKGINVIGSARERLVDILPIKDELEVLITTKLGKAFYDRIKVDEVPLSKRDRLEKERWRLEEDDEIRRIVIKSERKSYEESEDSDKT
- the purS gene encoding phosphoribosylformylglycinamidine synthase subunit PurS gives rise to the protein MKRVRILIKPKEGLLDPQGRAVEEMLRDNGFNAQHVRVGKLVEMEVPKGEDVKSIVEKFIINPLIEDYEIEEL
- the purQ gene encoding phosphoribosylformylglycinamidine synthase I → MKFAVCVFPGSNCDYDTYYVIRDVLERDVEFVFYNEKDLSRYDCIILPGGFSFGDYLRPGALAAKTPLAEAVYESAQRGKFVIGICNGFQILTELHLLPGALLPNLNMRFICKDVFLRVENGETPFTREFDRGDVLRIPIAHHDGRYYVSEAELKEMEERGQILFRYVDTEGKPTESANPNGSVSNIAGVMNKEGNVFGMMPHPERASEDILGSHDGLMLWYSLISE
- a CDS encoding RNA ligase; its protein translation is MIDVSLVREAIKQRKARSESFLGFEYLRFSDDYKDIPRGTAVFQDTIIWGYPHIGRIFMLEKGLKEHFKNPFWVEEKVDGYNVRIFKVRDRVIALSRGGYLCPFTTDRVGDFIDLKFFEENPDLILCAEVAGPDNPYIEESPPFIREDIKFFVFDVMKKNQQTFLKQEEKLSLLERYSLPGVEVFGRFTSGDTEKLKELLLKLNKEKREGVVFKEDSEENRRAKYITSYANLNDIKVTTKNMLQLPPEYYTNRILRLVLFMEEEGINRTEHLYEELGRAFIDGLFDAIEQFKKEHKVYRTFRCKFRNKDNAVALMELLHRTSKHIQVIERELKQEGEFWVLTFDKVFLNMTGLLGHLLSGGLVFD
- a CDS encoding RNA ligase partner protein; the protein is MENFVLDTSVFTNPDVYETFGERDQLGAIENFIHLAIHSGAKFYMPSSVYDEMLKMLDLGPLSAEFEMVVRIRSPRKYDIRIPSEVLYELIEEVRHRINKGLRIAEEHTKEAGKITEADVGKVINKLREKYRDALRQGIIDSREDVDVLLLAYELDGTVVTADEGLRRWADKVGIKLINPRNFRGILESLIKHKTSA
- a CDS encoding sigma-54-dependent transcriptional regulator, translating into MEVSILVIEDDESLNRLLTKKLRQKGFRVDSTRSGEEAEKLLKENNYEIALVDIKLTDMSGLELIRELSPHTNTKFIVVTGYGDVNTAVEAMRAGASDFIQKPFSFDILEVSINRAIREKQLEEENRTLRSFLFEKEHDITFETRSPIFRQVLEIIENAARSDINILLRGETGTGKEVIARYIHRVSDRRDKPFIVVDCSAIPEHLFESELFGHEKGAYTGAVQRKVGLVEIADGGTLFLDEIGEVPLPVQAKLLRFVETRKFRRVGGLKEIGVNVRIVAATNRNLKEMVQKGEFRSDLLYRLNSMEVEIPPLRERKEDIPMLAQLFLKRFKKKIGEKGIKLLMGYDWPGNVRELKNTIERASLLSKGDYVDDSLCLPSISEEEACLEDLFSKMPTLRDLELFYVSYLYRKLGSAERVAEVLGCSRRTVFRKLKELRDRNGDLEGRPLPWSALDIN
- a CDS encoding two-component system sensor histidine kinase NtrB; the protein is MDFSIFDHFEEEVVVIDKNYRIVYANRKYAEDMGYSDPEEIIGDFCYTVSHHQDQPCEGECHPCPLREIEKTGKSVNVVHTHYTHDDREVPVEICAFPIENGEKIVQIIRDIRSDKKKYYLFSLSQKLSSVGFLALGIAHQLSTPLGTILLALEDLEEKLGASDETELIRNAVNTCKDYVDKLLFLVKRSSNRDLVNITKSVSDAVDLLKVYAKEKGVSLEFELEEVGYFLANETDIRHLVLNLVLNAIQASPEGEKVHVRLYREEGRWILEVADHGPGIDQEELSKIFIPFYQGKNKKEGSGLGLAIVDSIVREYGGSIDVKSTPGEGSTFKVSVPIPQLLEFPENGSPATP
- a CDS encoding FAD-dependent oxidoreductase; the encoded protein is MKRKTLKGVFEMSVSRRDLLKATGVGVALAATGGAFNFTFAKTTDTLNLPKPSKGSPRVVIVGGGWSGSTLAKYIKKNDPNIDVVLIEKNNVFMSCPVSNLWLVDLVDLEFLIHDHLKAADKYGYHFVNAEVHDIDRKKRVVYTSLGKLHYDYLVLATGIDYDYSQWVGTDPKDIEIAMKRYPAAFKPGEEHFQLKKKIRDFEEGNFVITVPPGIDYRCIPGPYERATLIAWYFKQNNIPGKVILLDPHNDPPVKAEGFHKAWNEYVKGYIEYYPQTDIKEVDFGKKRIVTSLGDFDFTDLNLYPRCKSAPLVYKAGLVPKGDRWPALRWPWYMAQADERIFCTGDARNQPFSKSGNTANSEAHIVADLIVKLAHGKSMDYKPPRTLCYSGVDKGKAVWVDLTYKYDPKKNEFAFHNVKMDNNPTEANWKAYLEWAKAMYRDMFS